From Spirochaetales bacterium, the proteins below share one genomic window:
- a CDS encoding nucleoside kinase codes for MKVAVRFPSGRSKEYQAGTIVRDIICEEEFSGTKYPVIAARVNNEITSFTYKIVVNSEIHAVRLDSREGTNIYRRSLCFLLSLTAKKLFPERRLIISHSLGKGFFYYFEGLDCVSERDIDMLLEHMKAVVASDLPVTRRLVSYTDAVDYFRKNNQPDTVKLLAYRNDSRIPVNECGEFLDISHGPLVPSTGFLKVFDIINYQSGFLLRYFGFGNPGKIQRFKDNPVLFSIYREYKSWGKILNAHCVGALNELISSGKIKEFIQVAEALHNKKISEIADRIQQRGKGVRLIAIAGPTSSGKTTFAKKLAIQLRVLGMTPVQLSIDNYFLSREETPRDDEGNYNFETLDALDILLFNRHLKALLEGREVEVPDYNFILGRRQNKGTPLKLPEKGILICEGIHFLNDRLTSLVKPEMKYKIYVSALTQLNLDDHNRISTTDNRLIRRMVRDNTFRGYTAGETLKMWQSVKRGESINIFPFQNSSDSAFNSALDYELAVLKVYAEPLLKTVKPDVEEYNEAKRLLSFLTNFIPITSQWVPSESILREFIGGSAFRY; via the coding sequence ATGAAGGTAGCGGTTCGATTTCCGTCCGGCCGGTCAAAAGAGTATCAGGCCGGCACAATCGTCAGGGACATTATTTGTGAAGAGGAGTTCTCCGGGACGAAATATCCCGTTATCGCGGCCAGGGTGAATAACGAGATCACCAGTTTTACCTATAAAATCGTCGTCAACAGTGAGATACACGCGGTGAGGCTCGATTCGAGGGAAGGGACCAATATATACCGCCGGTCCCTCTGTTTCCTTTTAAGTCTTACGGCAAAAAAACTGTTCCCCGAACGACGACTCATCATAAGCCACTCGCTCGGGAAAGGGTTTTTCTATTATTTTGAAGGGTTGGACTGCGTTTCAGAGCGCGATATCGATATGCTTCTCGAACATATGAAAGCGGTCGTGGCTTCCGATCTTCCGGTGACCAGGAGACTTGTTTCCTATACCGACGCGGTCGACTACTTCAGGAAAAACAATCAGCCCGATACGGTGAAACTTCTCGCCTATAGAAACGATTCCAGGATCCCCGTCAATGAGTGCGGTGAGTTTCTCGACATTTCTCACGGTCCGCTCGTCCCTTCGACGGGATTCCTCAAGGTATTCGACATTATCAATTATCAGTCGGGATTCCTGCTGCGGTATTTCGGATTCGGAAATCCGGGTAAAATACAGCGTTTCAAGGACAATCCCGTTCTGTTTTCCATATACAGGGAATATAAGTCCTGGGGAAAGATCCTCAACGCCCACTGCGTGGGGGCGCTGAACGAGTTGATTTCAAGCGGGAAAATAAAAGAGTTTATCCAGGTAGCGGAAGCCCTGCACAACAAGAAGATATCGGAAATAGCGGACCGCATACAGCAGCGGGGAAAGGGGGTCCGTCTCATCGCGATCGCGGGTCCCACCTCGTCAGGCAAAACGACGTTTGCCAAAAAACTGGCGATCCAGCTTCGCGTACTCGGTATGACACCCGTCCAGTTGTCGATCGACAATTATTTCCTTTCACGGGAAGAGACGCCGCGGGATGACGAAGGAAACTACAATTTCGAAACACTCGATGCGCTGGATATCCTCCTGTTCAACAGGCACCTGAAGGCATTGCTTGAGGGCAGGGAGGTGGAGGTTCCCGATTACAATTTCATTCTCGGCAGGAGACAGAATAAAGGAACCCCCCTGAAGCTGCCGGAAAAAGGCATTCTCATCTGCGAAGGGATTCATTTTCTCAATGACAGACTGACATCGTTGGTGAAGCCGGAGATGAAATACAAGATCTATGTTTCGGCACTCACGCAGTTGAACCTTGACGACCATAACAGGATTTCGACAACCGATAACCGCCTCATTCGGCGAATGGTGCGGGATAATACCTTCAGGGGGTATACGGCCGGAGAGACCCTGAAGATGTGGCAATCGGTAAAGCGTGGGGAAAGCATCAATATTTTTCCCTTTCAGAACTCTTCCGATTCGGCATTTAATTCCGCACTCGATTATGAACTCGCCGTTCTCAAGGTCTATGCCGAACCGCTTCTCAAAACCGTCAAACCCGATGTCGAAGAATATAACGAAGCAAAACGCCTTCTATCGTTTTTGACTAATTTTATACCCATCACCTCGCAATGGGTCCCTTCCGAATCCATTTTACGTGAGTTTATCGGCGGGAGCGCGTTCAGATACTGA
- a CDS encoding response regulator: MRTKSDFPSINVKRPGGLKEDESPYQVMIVDDSMFVRKQIAQILTSEGFNIIDVASNGQEALEKYKNHHPKVDLVTMDITMPVMNGIDSLQSILEFDKNAKVVMVSAIGKQEYVKKALLLGAKNYIVKPLNRKKVLARVMKVLGGAFIE; the protein is encoded by the coding sequence ATTAGAACAAAATCTGATTTTCCGAGCATCAATGTGAAACGTCCCGGAGGCCTCAAGGAAGATGAATCTCCGTACCAGGTGATGATTGTCGATGATTCGATGTTTGTAAGAAAACAGATAGCCCAGATTCTTACGTCCGAGGGTTTTAATATCATCGATGTCGCTTCGAACGGCCAGGAAGCGCTGGAAAAATATAAAAATCATCATCCGAAAGTCGATCTTGTTACCATGGACATCACGATGCCGGTCATGAACGGAATCGATTCCCTGCAGTCAATTCTGGAATTCGATAAAAACGCAAAAGTCGTCATGGTAAGCGCTATCGGAAAACAGGAATATGTAAAGAAAGCCCTTCTTTTAGGCGCAAAGAATTATATTGTCAAGCCCCTGAACCGGAAAAAGGTACTCGCCCGGGTAATGAAGGTTCTGGGAGGGGCATTCATAGAATAA
- a CDS encoding PilZ domain-containing protein: MRDKREYKRKTFLIKTIVKKVLPNGDTSIMEFVSTNLSEGGIFILSEDLSIFDLGEEFDIIVDYNKKRYYEGKVRLVRSARNFSKANELKKSGYGLMFLAHPSALAPSSAPGKTTLMNNDERE; encoded by the coding sequence ATGAGAGATAAACGCGAATATAAACGAAAGACATTTTTAATCAAAACGATCGTAAAAAAAGTACTGCCGAACGGCGACACGTCGATAATGGAGTTCGTTTCAACCAATCTGTCCGAAGGCGGAATTTTTATTCTTTCCGAAGATCTTTCGATATTCGATCTTGGAGAAGAGTTCGATATCATCGTTGATTATAATAAAAAACGGTATTACGAAGGAAAAGTGAGGCTGGTGCGATCGGCACGGAATTTCTCGAAAGCCAATGAATTGAAAAAAAGCGGTTACGGACTTATGTTTCTGGCGCATCCTTCGGCGCTTGCGCCGTCTTCGGCACCGGGAAAAACGACCTTGATGAATAACGACGAGCGGGAGTAG
- a CDS encoding HD-GYP domain-containing protein produces MKNIPVSTLAPHIYFTAPVFIDGGYILLLPDTPVTQEIVDRLKEWNYSHVFTEGDTVNHPSDTIVVSPEVKKGGFDISIKESENHQKIMTFYFDFIEYVDTFINNFLRKNDLDIASLTMKIKEVINTLKEDRDYLLGFTAKKHPVENYLIPHIVNSTLISLGIGEYLKLPPHKLIDLGLASVLHEIGMMKVPRALYMGKSELSQQEKKTIATHTLWGYRMLKNFSVSEPIAAVALEHHERMDGSGYPRGLKGEAISFYSRIIAVACSFETSVSKRPYKEPVDGHKAMLFLLTAQKHRYDETVLKALVFTLSIFPLGTFVLLSNNAKGIVYKTNSENPKYPVVKLLVDEHGREITAPVLVQTSKETGITIARTLRSEEI; encoded by the coding sequence ATGAAAAATATTCCCGTATCGACACTCGCCCCTCATATATATTTTACCGCCCCGGTTTTCATCGATGGAGGTTATATCCTCCTTCTTCCGGATACTCCGGTTACACAGGAAATCGTCGATCGACTGAAAGAGTGGAATTATTCGCATGTTTTTACCGAAGGCGATACGGTCAATCATCCGAGCGATACAATTGTCGTATCACCGGAGGTGAAAAAAGGGGGGTTCGATATATCGATTAAGGAAAGTGAAAATCATCAGAAAATAATGACCTTCTATTTTGACTTTATCGAATATGTCGACACCTTCATCAATAATTTTTTACGGAAGAATGATCTTGATATCGCCTCCCTGACGATGAAGATCAAAGAGGTAATCAATACCTTGAAAGAGGACCGGGATTACCTCCTTGGCTTTACCGCGAAAAAACATCCGGTCGAAAATTATCTCATTCCCCATATCGTCAATTCGACGCTCATCTCATTGGGTATCGGTGAATATCTGAAGCTGCCGCCGCACAAGCTGATCGATCTCGGGCTGGCTTCCGTGCTTCACGAAATCGGCATGATGAAGGTGCCAAGGGCATTGTATATGGGGAAAAGCGAACTCAGTCAGCAGGAAAAGAAAACGATCGCGACACATACCCTCTGGGGGTACAGAATGCTGAAAAATTTTTCCGTATCCGAGCCTATTGCCGCGGTCGCCCTCGAACATCATGAACGGATGGACGGAAGCGGATATCCGCGCGGACTCAAGGGAGAGGCGATATCGTTTTATTCCCGGATCATCGCGGTTGCCTGTTCATTCGAGACAAGTGTCTCAAAACGGCCGTACAAGGAACCGGTCGACGGCCATAAAGCGATGCTCTTCCTGCTTACCGCGCAGAAACACAGGTACGACGAGACCGTGTTGAAAGCGCTTGTCTTCACCCTGTCGATTTTTCCCCTTGGTACGTTCGTACTGCTTTCGAACAACGCGAAAGGGATCGTCTATAAAACCAATTCGGAAAATCCGAAATATCCTGTCGTCAAACTTCTTGTTGACGAGCATGGAAGGGAAATCACCGCCCCGGTACTCGTGCAGACGTCGAAAGAGACGGGGATCACCATCGCACGAACCTTGCGTTCGGAAGAAATATAG
- a CDS encoding SPOR domain-containing protein, with amino-acid sequence PDVPQKEKSVPDPTHETPTVDEEKDIALDTKEPPLHEDGEKTTTDAGKTYEEIVEITLEEADPHPPGTRDDREITEIVSDASHRIDETETALLVPGYYFIQLGAYAEKQLASSIQKRFTNLYPVKIYEIAHTKITIYKVLVGPLNKDESDTLLFRFKALGYRDAFVKYIN; translated from the coding sequence CCCGATGTCCCGCAAAAGGAGAAGTCGGTTCCCGATCCGACCCATGAAACCCCGACGGTTGATGAGGAAAAGGATATCGCACTTGATACAAAAGAACCGCCTCTCCATGAAGATGGTGAAAAAACGACGACCGATGCAGGAAAAACCTACGAGGAGATTGTCGAGATAACCCTTGAAGAGGCGGACCCCCATCCTCCGGGGACCCGCGATGACCGGGAGATAACTGAAATTGTCTCAGACGCTTCACACAGAATCGATGAAACCGAAACGGCGTTACTTGTTCCCGGTTACTATTTTATTCAGCTTGGCGCGTACGCGGAAAAGCAGCTTGCCTCTTCGATACAGAAAAGATTCACGAATTTATATCCGGTGAAAATTTATGAGATAGCCCATACAAAAATCACTATCTATAAAGTCCTGGTCGGCCCCCTTAACAAGGATGAAAGCGACACGCTTCTTTTCCGGTTCAAGGCGTTGGGGTACAGGGACGCCTTTGTCAAGTATATCAACTAG
- the ligA gene encoding NAD-dependent DNA ligase LigA, producing the protein MEKEDIKAEIGNLRRLLYRYQHLYYVLSRPEVSDAEYDRLMDRLVLLEKTYPEFADPDSPSMKVGSDISQSFPEVEHTIPVLSLDKCTSFAAVKEWIGKTEKNAERPLSFVVEEKIDGASIVLYYEEGRLSRAVTRGNGIRGNDITGNVMTIKAVPLKLPKPVTLAVRGEIFLPVEYFDRINSSMEIPYANPRNLASGTLRRVKSSEVASVPLDIFTYEGFSAAPVSTHIEILENLAELGFRLNGTLGVFSDRTDLEEIRKRHPHWRTGKIDDMESFIASERERRSSLDYEIDGLVIKVNEIPAREALGYTGHHPRWAIAYKFESPEGLTRVKKIDVQVGRTGRITPVARVEPVEISGSVITNVTLHNEEYVHILELGEGDVIVVSKRGDVIPSAESVSEHCAERIWNMPESCPSCGSRLEKKGAHHFCTNEECEAKNRGRLYFFVGKGQMDIDYCGPETIDLLYKNGYVRDIQDIYRFDPDRLLHEPGFGEKKVGLLKKGISESKKKPYRIVLQSLGIPELGPKVAELLIEAGYRSIDSLLEAAGNKDTEPLVAIDGIGEKTALTIIGELSRPEVRKRIDGLKKAGLSFSEPEDRSGPEPEQICRGQTWCVTGSFRRFKPREKAMEEVKRRGGRVTSSISTRTTHLLAGPGAGGKLDKARSLGISVVDEDEFLRMMDLE; encoded by the coding sequence ATGGAAAAGGAAGATATCAAGGCGGAAATCGGGAATTTGAGAAGGCTGCTCTATCGCTATCAGCATCTATACTATGTGCTTTCACGGCCTGAGGTAAGCGACGCAGAATATGACAGACTGATGGACAGGCTGGTGCTTCTCGAAAAGACATATCCGGAGTTCGCCGATCCGGATTCACCCTCCATGAAAGTAGGTTCGGATATCTCGCAGAGTTTTCCGGAGGTCGAACATACCATCCCCGTATTGAGTCTCGACAAATGCACGAGTTTCGCAGCCGTCAAGGAATGGATCGGGAAAACGGAAAAAAACGCGGAAAGGCCCCTTTCGTTCGTTGTCGAGGAAAAAATCGACGGCGCTTCGATCGTCCTTTACTATGAAGAAGGGAGATTGAGCAGGGCGGTCACGAGGGGAAACGGGATCAGGGGAAACGATATTACCGGAAATGTCATGACGATAAAAGCCGTTCCGCTGAAACTCCCGAAACCGGTGACGCTGGCGGTCCGCGGTGAAATATTTCTCCCTGTCGAATATTTCGACCGTATAAACTCGTCAATGGAAATCCCGTATGCAAATCCCAGGAATCTCGCGTCGGGAACATTGCGGCGGGTGAAAAGTTCGGAAGTCGCCTCGGTCCCACTCGATATTTTTACCTACGAAGGCTTTTCGGCGGCGCCCGTTTCGACCCATATAGAAATACTGGAAAACCTCGCAGAGTTGGGGTTCAGACTGAACGGGACACTCGGCGTTTTTTCCGACCGGACCGATCTCGAGGAAATAAGGAAAAGGCATCCGCACTGGAGGACCGGGAAGATCGACGATATGGAGTCCTTTATAGCATCGGAAAGAGAACGGAGAAGCTCCCTGGACTATGAAATCGACGGACTCGTCATCAAGGTCAATGAAATACCCGCCCGGGAAGCACTCGGCTACACGGGACATCATCCGCGCTGGGCGATCGCGTACAAGTTCGAATCCCCCGAAGGACTGACAAGGGTAAAGAAGATAGACGTACAGGTCGGCAGGACGGGACGGATAACGCCGGTCGCACGGGTCGAACCCGTCGAAATATCCGGCTCGGTAATCACCAATGTCACCCTCCATAATGAAGAATACGTTCATATTCTCGAACTCGGTGAGGGAGATGTGATCGTGGTTTCCAAGCGGGGAGACGTGATCCCTTCCGCGGAATCCGTTTCAGAACATTGCGCCGAACGTATCTGGAATATGCCCGAATCCTGTCCGTCGTGCGGGAGCAGGCTCGAAAAGAAAGGCGCGCATCATTTCTGTACGAATGAAGAATGTGAGGCGAAAAACAGGGGCAGGCTTTATTTCTTTGTCGGGAAAGGACAGATGGATATCGATTACTGCGGTCCGGAAACGATCGATCTGCTTTACAAAAATGGATATGTCAGGGACATTCAGGATATATACCGGTTTGATCCCGACAGGCTGCTGCATGAACCGGGATTCGGAGAAAAAAAAGTGGGGTTGCTTAAAAAGGGAATCTCAGAGAGTAAAAAAAAGCCGTATCGAATTGTGCTGCAATCCCTCGGTATTCCGGAACTCGGTCCGAAGGTCGCGGAACTTCTTATCGAGGCGGGGTACCGGTCTATCGACAGCCTGCTCGAAGCGGCCGGTAACAAGGACACCGAACCGCTCGTGGCGATAGACGGGATCGGTGAAAAAACGGCCCTTACCATTATCGGGGAACTCTCCCGCCCGGAGGTCAGGAAACGGATCGACGGGTTGAAAAAGGCGGGGCTTTCTTTTTCCGAACCCGAAGACCGGTCCGGACCGGAACCGGAACAGATATGCAGGGGGCAGACCTGGTGTGTGACGGGCAGCTTCAGGAGGTTCAAACCACGGGAGAAAGCGATGGAGGAGGTGAAGAGACGTGGGGGGAGGGTCACCTCTTCAATTTCAACCAGAACGACTCATCTTCTTGCCGGTCCGGGGGCGGGCGGCAAACTGGATAAGGCCCGTTCGCTTGGTATTTCCGTGGTCGACGAAGACGAGTTTTTACGCATGATGGATTTGGAATAA